From Pseudomonas sp. FP2335, the proteins below share one genomic window:
- the mapR gene encoding GntR family transcriptional regulator MpaR (MapR regulates genes involved in Pseudomonas quinolone signal (PQS) production and anthranilate metabolism) has translation MKRYEKFADDIAELIRSGVLGPGQRVPSVRYASQTYGVSPSTVFQAYYLLERRGLIRARPRSGYFVNTHAPSPFSEPVVSEQVHESTEVDVSELVFSVLDSIKDPNTVPFGSAFPSPMLFPLPRLARSLASASREMDPRLVVTDMSPGNPQLRRQIALRYMVGGLMLPMEELLITNGALEALNLCLQAVTEPGDLVAIEAPAFYACLQVLERLKLKAVEIPVHPRDGIDLNALAQTLARYPIKACWTMTSFQNPMGATVPEAKKQALVELLRTHQVPLIEDDVYAELYYGQHAPKPAKAFDTEGLVMHCGSFAKSLAPGYRVGWVAAGRFAQKVERLKLMTSLCPSMPAQAAIADYLQHGGYDRHLRKLRYALEEQQSAMLAAIARYFPAQTRVSQPAGGYFLWLELPEQTDSLKLFQMALAQGISIAPGPIFSATQRFRNCIRLNYGSPWTEASEQAMETLGRIVRSF, from the coding sequence ATGAAACGCTACGAAAAATTCGCCGACGACATCGCAGAACTGATCCGCTCCGGCGTCCTCGGCCCCGGCCAGCGCGTGCCCTCGGTGCGCTATGCCAGCCAGACCTACGGCGTCAGCCCGTCCACGGTGTTCCAGGCCTATTACCTGCTGGAGCGTCGCGGCCTGATCCGCGCACGCCCGCGCTCCGGCTACTTCGTCAACACCCACGCACCCAGCCCGTTTTCCGAGCCGGTGGTGAGCGAGCAAGTGCACGAATCCACCGAGGTCGACGTGAGCGAGCTGGTGTTCTCGGTCCTCGACTCGATCAAGGACCCGAACACCGTGCCCTTCGGCTCGGCGTTCCCCAGCCCCATGCTGTTCCCGCTACCGCGCCTGGCGCGCTCCCTGGCCAGTGCCAGCCGTGAGATGGACCCGCGCTTGGTGGTCACCGACATGTCGCCGGGCAACCCGCAACTGCGCCGCCAGATTGCCCTGCGCTACATGGTCGGCGGCCTGATGCTGCCCATGGAAGAGTTGCTGATCACCAACGGCGCGCTGGAAGCCCTGAACCTGTGCCTGCAAGCCGTGACCGAACCCGGCGACCTGGTAGCCATCGAAGCCCCGGCCTTCTACGCGTGCCTGCAAGTGCTGGAGCGTCTAAAGCTCAAGGCCGTGGAAATCCCGGTGCACCCGCGGGACGGCATCGACCTCAACGCCCTGGCGCAAACCTTGGCGCGCTACCCGATCAAGGCCTGCTGGACCATGACCAGCTTCCAGAACCCCATGGGCGCCACCGTGCCCGAAGCCAAGAAACAGGCGCTGGTGGAACTGCTGCGCACTCACCAAGTGCCGCTGATCGAAGACGATGTCTACGCCGAACTGTATTACGGCCAGCACGCCCCGAAACCGGCCAAGGCCTTCGATACCGAAGGGTTGGTGATGCATTGCGGCTCGTTCGCCAAGAGCCTGGCCCCGGGTTACCGCGTTGGCTGGGTCGCAGCCGGGCGTTTCGCGCAAAAGGTCGAACGCTTGAAGCTGATGACCTCGCTGTGCCCGTCGATGCCGGCCCAGGCGGCGATTGCCGATTACCTGCAACACGGCGGGTACGACCGGCACCTGCGCAAATTGCGCTATGCCCTGGAAGAACAGCAAAGCGCCATGCTCGCCGCCATCGCCCGTTATTTCCCGGCACAGACGCGGGTCAGCCAGCCGGCCGGTGGGTATTTCCTATGGTTGGAATTGCCGGAACAGACCGACTCGTTGAAGTTGTTCCAAATGGCCCTGGCCCAAGGCATCAGCATCGCACCGGGGCCGATTTTCTCGGCGACCCAGCGCTTCAGGAACTGCATTCGCTTGAACTATGGCAGCCCATGGACGGAGGCGTCGGAGCAGGCCATGGAGACCTTGGGAAGGATCGTGCGGTCGTTTTGA